A region from the Triticum urartu cultivar G1812 chromosome 1, Tu2.1, whole genome shotgun sequence genome encodes:
- the LOC125537790 gene encoding uncharacterized protein LOC125537790, which yields MRAYVNVTITVILLIGYLAVIGELGRVEAGRSYGDGWRADGGESKISLKICVHRDCHTKGEPIATECFCCMNLPEAPCYLRRDECQANCPNLPPSLPASAGGDGTTYTHEQMDGN from the exons ATGAGGGCGTACGTGAATGTGACGATCACCGTCATCTTGCTCATCGGGTACCTGGCGGTGATCGGCGAGT TGGGTCGTGTCGAGGCCGGGAGAAGCTACGGAGATGGGTGGCGGGCTGACGGCGGCGAGAGCAAGATATCGCTGAAGATCTGCGTGCATCGGGACTGCCACACCAAGGGTGAACCTATCGCGACCGAATGTTTCTGCTGCATGAACTTGCCGGAGGCTCCGTGTTATCTTCGGCGGGACGAATGTCAGGCCAATTGCCCCAACCTGCCACCCTCACTGCCCGCCTCCGCCGGCGGCGACGGAACCACCTACACGCATGAACAGATGGATGGCAACTGA